taatgaggtcagcacgtggcgttatggatctcgtagaggcagcagctgtctgtgctctcttggtaaaaagcgctgaagaaagtactgccatgggttcaccccatatatacttagcaacagactactgcgtgtagcattccacacatcatttacagagctaaaagaacacgatatttttttacgacttcaggaggtcacaggataggtttaatcatcttatgacaataactggtccacgtataacacggcaggacatcaacacgaggaattgtgacccagtagaagagagacttgcggcaattttaatataagactgaacatgaagaatattaagtcacattaaaTGTAGTTTATTgacaattcagcagtctttgcggttacctaactgtgagggcaactaccaacttagcgggcgaacgaccggggcactcctgccgcccgcccgcatcttgccgttcgaagcggttcaactaccgaggcgcagcgaaccacctgtttcactcccgctgctcgttcgcttctcaacccgctatgggaggcaaCTTGGTGGCCGCCAGCGCCTACCGCATCAGACAGCGAccgagcctcgccctgaacacttgcttctactaaagctccagccctggtctcactcgggctaactcagataccgtgggctcgttctgggtgccttacctctcctctctccacgccctggactcccgttactgctgtgaacctgacgccccttttttctcctgcgcctccctcgtccacaACGTCTAcatcacttcaaggacgaagctgtgctgcctcgtcattgccactcagggcccggattcatcaatcttaccaaccacgcctctGGTATCTCtcgcatttaccggagcgctaccagagctgcggcatctttcaaccacgggattcatcaacggcatggtaacgctccggtaactcgcaccctagcaacgattggttgggctggatagccaatcacgtgcgacctttcatAATGTATTtgggctttcacgtgtcgtttgtttactaatgcacagacttcaaaatcaagacatgtgtattgtacagaggtaaatactgccttaaaacaaataattagcgttgtaatccctcaatAAGATGTGTTTTTTATGAATGAAAGCacattacttgtatatttatctttgaaataaaaatataatcgctTATACAATATTCTGCACGTTTCTGTATGTTACCTCCATAGTTTCCGTCATTTGGTGAGCATTCTGTTGCAtatggataataatgatgaaggttCGGCGACGCTAACGCCAGAAGCGCGCCTCACTTTCAAAACATGGCGTCAGCTGTGAAAAGAAGGCGGCCCAATTTCTCAAACGAGGAAATTTTAGCCCTCATCACAGGGGTGAGGCAAAGATGGGAAACCATCACAGGGCCTCTGTCCTCTTGCGTCACCGCTGCAGCCAAGCAACGAGCTTGGgaagctgtggtggaggaggtcaacGCCGTGAGTGGAGTTGGGCGCAGCGTGGAGGAGGTGCGCATGAAGTTCTCCGACTTCAAGCGCCACACTAAGAAGAAGTTGGGAGAATTAAGACGTGAGGCGACTAGCACAGGTGAGAATATATCTTCTGTAGTGTTCTAAAAAGCAGTGAACAGTCATGGAGGAACAGTTCTCCAGCCTGTAATAGATTTCACATTTTTGAAATTTGGTTCCTTATTaccttattaacttttattatctgatgttcctgattcatttgtatattatgctatacaacaaagctcgttctgatgttcctggcaacattgggaggcatattggagtgtctcggtgttaacaaacttattaactttgttgaagttaactgcaataatgtttgtgttatacatttcattgaatttaatctgtatataataatagtatattttcctctttgtagcTTTTCTGATAACTCAAATTTAATGTagctttttatattctttatgtcCTTCAATAGAAGTAGCCATCATGGGTGACTTTACCTCTAATTCCTTGGTACCAGAGAGAACACCTGTCAGTAAGAAAATACTCCACTTCATGAACAATTTGTGGACTGCTTCACTTCTTAGGGTCTTCACTGGTGGATCTCTGCCCCGACCATGTTTCATCTTGTAACATACTGGATTTGGATGGGGCTAGAGTAGGAGATGTACCTAGATATATTGGGCAATTTTCCCAAATTTGGTCACTGTCTGCTAATCTTCCAGTAATATTTCCAGACCAGTCAGTAGGGAAGTTAGCTCTAATTGGCTAAATATGAATGGTATAGTGGTAAATTCAACATAATTAGCTTCTTATGGCATGATAGTGATTGATTATGAAATCTGCAACAGCTGTGTTATGCCACATTATCTAGACTGAAGCTCTCAACAAGTCGTCCTTGCCTTGGAACATTTCAAGTACCTTAAGGACAGGTACTGAAACTACTTTATGTATTTTCAGTTGGCCCTTGATAGATCCCTCATCAATAAGATGAAAAGTTCCCCAAAATCCTTTAATCATTATATTAGAATAAAAAAACTTAGCACTCATTCTGTGGGTCCTCTTAGACTAGCTAAAGGTTATGCAACCGCTGAATGTGAGTAATGGCAGACATTCACTAGAAagttttcttgtttatattactCATAAATTAAATACCCCTTTCTCCTATAAACTGTCTGACTCTTCTGTCACTAACATAACTATTTCCTTTGAAGTGGTAAGGCAAAGACTATCTTCTCTAGACATTAATTCTATCATGGGTCATGATGGTTTTCATCGCTGTCTTTGCAGTCCCTCGTCCCTCTATTAAAAACATCTAACTTACATTTTTATATGTTACCAAACACAGATAACTGTTTATATCACTAATTATTGTTTTTCAAATATTAGAATAATGCATAAAGAGGTAATAAGTTAATATTTTAGCAGTGATAAGTTAGtgccgtcactatgccaggggccacttttgcggcactttggtggaaatagctgtctattttggcaaagacaggtataacagtgttggggtagttattcaggtaatgattcagaataagtttaagcataactgcattgccatgtactaattTTTTACAAAATTGTACAGGTGGCGGCTCTGTCCAAACACACACCCTCACCGATGCTGAGGAGGCCATGGCGCAGGTGCTGGACCCTGCAGTTGTAGCGGGTGTGGGATCTGGTTTAGAATCAGATCCTCGTCCAACACCTTCTGTGTCTGCAGGTAAATTATGTTATGAAATGTACTTCATGGTAATCTTTGTATTTGGTAACCTACGTAACATTTGTCTTTATGACAAGTGCCACTAACTTGATATATTTCAccataaaaaaattcaataatgtagtgaaaaatcttgaaatgtTTGTCATTAAGTGCTGGGAATTGAACTCAGGCCTTCATAATAGTAGTCAGCAGGGCAGCAACCCAACTGAGCCAGTGATGAGCTAAAAAGTCACTatgccagaggccacttctgcggcacttGCCGTAACACCCCAGCCCCACACTGTGGACTCCGTATTAAGGAAAAGTGACCCCACTCATCAGTTGCTCTAAAGGCATGGGTTCAATTTCCCATAacttttgttgtttatcttgatttttttacacattcatttgttttatttggtatatgttatgttattttattgctttGCCCACTaactcttgatttccagagaaacttaattatgaaataaacttccaccttcagtggttcagtgcaacacaacTGATTTAAAATCAActtgaccttttcaccttcatgtttgctaaggcagaaattgcaaagcttttacatagtttcaattgggtttaaggagagaccaccattctgcatagtctgtgtggtctgaacatataTATCTTAAGTTGAGCAGACATATTTGTTTAGGTTTTCCTAAAATTCCTCGCTACTCATAATCAAAGCACAAAATAAGATATCATACCATGTTGAATTACTCTTATCATAATGATTTTTACGTACAGCTGCTGCAGACACAGAAGTGTGTAGAATCTTCCTTTCGGAGGATTCTATGACACCTGCACTTCTGCAAGGCCCATCACAGCCCCTCCTCACCATCCCGCCCTACTCCTACTCACCAGCTGGCCCCTGAATTGGCACCTGTCCACCGTGCCCCCGAAACTCAATCTCCCCCTGATGTAGGAGCGGCACCTCAAGCTTCCACCAGAAGACACAAGAGGGTTGATCCACCAGTTGGGCCAAAAATGGTGGAAATTCAAGAAGATATCCTTCTTGAAATGAGGAGGCTGAGTGGTACTATGGACAAGGTAGCTGCAGCCTTGGAAAAAATTGCAGTTACCTTGTCAAAATAAGGTGACAGGTCCAATTAGGTAGGTTTTTATTAAATGGGTTTCTTTAGTTAGAAACAAAACAtagttaaccttttttttattttgcctttgtagCATAACATGAATTATACCATAATCCATTCTGTTAAGGTGGATCCTAGATCTTACCTTAGTATATTAAgacactgctgactggctgttggcagGGAGGGTATCTGACAATTTTGACTCCAAAACACTATTCTATaatcaagaaatattagtattcctttacttagctcatctgatatagataagtttattttgttgataacattggaataagcagtgattccacaactattaacacaattttccatcctcaattgttaataattacggtgagtagaagtcagagaacaacatttaatgataatatatactttaattttttatcaatatttccagccattgtggattcacagctgaagtgaatggactataggtataaaaacattctaaatcaatcagtcaaagtgtctgcccttccagttctcaagtattaatattccttttgaataaaaagtctttccttttgttaatgcagcaattattttgcacacatacgtatgcaaaaagacaccaatacagtaaaagtccaatcatccgaaaatcgcagtggtatgaatttgtagtttgtataATTTAAAGTGACTTAGAAGAAATGTTAAAatgaaaaacattacaaaaaaatacatagaaacgcCAAAGGTGCCAAGCCGTGGGTACAAGAGACAGAAGACTCAGGCGAGGTGTAAATTAAGTCTAGGTGTTGCCCTAATGTACAGGTATCAtctataatctatctatctatctatctatctatctatatatttatatatatatatatatatatatatatatatatatatatatatatatatatatatatatatatatatatatatatatatatatgtgtgtatgtgtatgtgtatgtgtgtgtgtgtgtgtgtgtgtgtgtgtgtgtgtgtgtgcagaatgtatggtgcaattgctgttctatatagtgtcagaatgtttagttgaggtcaggttgttttgggtgaggagacagcatgaggaacattgCTGACAGCAACGCCACCACCCTCAGAGCAAAACAAGCCAGGAGATTGTTCagggtggagacagcatgagaaatgttgctgatgacgacaccaccgccctgagagccaccagcgagagagaagaacaaaccgggTGTCTTGAGATGGCAGGGCTTCTGTTTTAAGTGCTTGGGCTTTGTGGCGACTCACACTTTTCACTGAGATGTATATACATGcaagtttgtataatatatttttaagtgTCTTTTAGGTACATGTAGGTTAGaattataatatacaaacttacatgtatATACAGTTTCAGTGACATGAGTGAGGAGTCACCACAAATCCTGAGCACCCAAACAGAAACCCTGCCACCTCAGTCTcccggtttgttcttctctctcactggtggctgtcagggcggtggtgttgtcatcagcaacatacatcacgctgtcactggtggctgtcagggcggtggtgttgtcatcagcaacatacatcacgctgtcactggtggctgtcagggcggtggtgttgtcatcagcaacatacatcacgctgtctCCACCCTAAACAACCTGACCTTGTCCAAACATTGTGACACTAAACAGAGCAGCAATTGCACCATATATTACATACACCTCAGTATACATGATACCTGCATATTAGTGCCTTACATACCATCACCAAACAAGTTATGCAAAGACAAAGTAtgcatgtatgctattgcataacatttgtgtcagtagaagaattcaattaaatgagcctttagtaaaagagattgaaaacatggaaaatgatgccaacaagggaaatgaagacacaggaaccaaccaacaacactgtctatgaaaagaGATATCAATCAAACcccttcgtcgagcctgccctgtgtcttcatttcccctgtaggcatcattttccatgttttcaatctcttgtactaaaggctcatttaatttaattcttctactgacacaaatattatgcaatagcatacatgcacattccaaccaacaacactgtctatgaaaagacattgtcaatcagaccccttcgtcgagcctgccctgtgacttcatttcctctgtaggcatcattttccatgttttcaatctcttgtactaaaggctcatttaattgaattcttctaatgatacaaatattatgcaatagcatacatgcaATTGCAATTTTGGCACACTTGACTGGGTCATACTGAAGGCTGCCACCTGACCCATGCAAGCAACGGAACCGAGATTTTAATACCCCAAAAGTCTGTTCCACCACAACACGTGTCCTAGAGTGGCTGCGGTTATAGGCACGATGAGCATCAGTTGTTGGTTGGCTCACTGGTGTCATTAGGAAGGGCTCTAGAGGATAACCAGAATCACCTGCAAGGATCAGAATATAAACTAATTTTTCATCTAACATCATCTTTGCAGTGGTTGTTTTTGTTAAGGGAAAGTTAACCAGCTCCTTAATGCTTTCATCCCTTAAGCTGGTGAATTCTGGAACACCCTTTTCCTGTTTGTATATCTTCCTGTCTACGACTtaagctctttcaagagggtagTATTAAGACACTATTATCTACAATGGGACCACACGCtgtagctgcgtgtggcctcaaaGTTCATTTACAGCACATTGAGCCTGCGGTGAAAAAGATCCCATTACTTCCAAGGCATTGTGCTAGGGTGACATCCAGTTTacatcagtttaccttccccaatcttcctcaggtacccatttatcgtccaGCCCAAAAGCGAGGATGAACAGCCACTGCACCTTATAGGATCCCTCCACAGATGCCTCCTCAGCCCCTCCCTTAGGACCATCCAGCAGACCTCCacacccagcaccaccaacatgGCCAACCACTCCGTCCAGCACCACTGTCTTTTAACATCTAAGTTttacttcctactggaagtatgccaacatgcagcctgtgcctaagacgggtgaccattccaatccttcAGACTACAGAAGACCTTCCCAACAGAAACTAcacgattccaggatggaggctgcagaatgctcaaCTTCATACCTTACTATCACTTCCAATTAAGCCAAgcccttcaacgcctctaaaactcAACTTTTTAACctgtcaacttgacacaatcttccaaacacttatcccccatttttcaataacactcagctgtcacctacaataaacatcctcggtctatccttaactcaaaatctcaactggaaacttcacatctcctctcttacttaatcagcttccttgaggttgggctttctgtatcatctctgccagttcttttatcctcccaaatgatatctatatacaggggccttgtctgccctattATGCAGTATACATTTCATAATGTTCCttactctttgtctctttccattccttaacTACATTTCCATTGCTCTAAAAAATATGAGTGgccattttataaaaatagaacATATACTACCCTGTCTTTTATTCTTATGACACCCAGTCCATtccttgttgtttgttctttatttttccctaatGAAACAGGTTGTCCTATTTACCGCATAAAAATTATATTTGCTAGTAAATACACTTCAGAGGCACTTATGTATATAAATGAATTTTGTAAGCATTACAAAAAACAAAGTTTAAAAGGGCTTAACACTGAGGAAAGTTATTAGATTCTGGACAAGCATGAGTGTGGAAGTTGGAAAGCAGTTGGTAAATAGCAAAATTGTTCTAAAAGGGTCAGAATACATGCTGTGACTGTGAATGGACAGCATTTCCATAACCTTTTTGTAAATACTCATCCATATTAATCCCTCGAAAGGATAACCAGGATAATGCATCTGACAAGTCAAGAAGATAACAAAGCCAAACATTAACATACaggttaagttgggagcatatgttaTTAGCTTTGAATGGTCACGATACTCATCTCCATACCATTGGCCcttcagcctgtggtgggtaacaaTCCATTAACTTGGGACACAGGCCCAGTGCAGCATCCAGGTTACCGGTTCACCTTCCCCAGGTAACAATTTACCAATCATCCAGAAAAGAAGGATTTGAACTCAGGCACACAGttgtgaaaatgtatacaaaccaCAGCACCATGGAGGCACATTAACTTATGCTGTTTTTCTTACAGCTGCTAAATTTTACAAAATACAGCAAAGGTTAGGGTAATTACCAAGAAGTAGTGAGTCTCCGTACTGGCCCTCCACAAACTGCTGGCGCAGAACACTTTGACGCCATATGTAGGAGTCATGAACACTCCCGGGAAAGCTTGCACAGAAGCTGATGATCCTCATCTTTGAGTCTGCCACAACTTGTACATTAAGGCTgtacttcctctttctgttcagaTAAACAACTGCATTTGCAGGTGCTTTGATGGGTATATGAGTGCAGTCTATTGCCCCTATGACAGAAGGGAATCCACTGAGGCCATAAAAATCTTGCTTGATAAGCATGAGCTCCTGCAGATTTTGGGGCATATTTATTTCTCGTTTTGCTTTGTTCAACAAAGCCTCAGTAACATCATTCAATATTCTTGATATTGATGACTGACTGATACCAGCTACATCACCCACCACATTCTGAAATGTCCCACTGGCATAAAAACGCAGGGCAACCAAGATCTGTGTGTGAATTGGAATTGCTCTTGTCCTACTTGTGGGCCTGTGGATATGTGGTCCAATCTCCTCACACAGCTGAAGGATTTCATGGCGGGGCAGCCGATAATAGTGTAGGAGGAGATCATCGCTGACCTCTAAAGGATTGAGACGGTCTCTGAAAACTCTTTCCCGTCGTAGCCTGTCATGTTCCAGTGCCCAGAGCAGCGCCATTTCacctacaaaaaaataatttatatagggTAATAATCTCATATGCTAGAATTGGATTCTTTTTGTTCCAGTTACTTAAAAAAGTCCAGTGATCAGCTAATATAATTATATAGAACCTAAGTAAATAACTATTTATTATCAAACGTTCCATCCAGATCTAAAACGGTGTCTCCATTTCTTCGGATGAAATGTCACGGTAGCTTGTCAAGCAACAGGTCTCTTGCTCCCTAATTCCTACTGACATTCTGGTAAAATGTTTTACAAAATTGTTTCCAACTTGGCAAAATCAACATAGTCCATAGGTGATAAACACCACAGTGCATTATATTTTGCTTGGGTTAGGAGTCCTGaaaacccaaactaacctaatATTATCCGATAAAACTAACAGCTGAAAATATAATTATCACCAGCATTACTTTACCCCTTGGCCCCTGCATTCCAAATTCTCCCTCCATTATTACTTTGTTAAATATCATTTTACCAGCATATCAATAACATTTGTTAGAGGGACACAGAACACTCCCCCCCCcaaattttttttcaataaataaTACATCACTCATGTGCTTtgaccattattttattaatctattgGAAATATTGGATGTGTAAATGAAGTGAATGATTTCCACACATTTGTTAATATTTGTTTACACGCAAGGAAGAACTCAGTATGTAGAGCTATGTCGACTAACATCTGAACAACCAAAGTCCAAGGGTGGCCGAGAATAGTGTGAGGCTTGAGGGGCTGATTATAATTATAGCTGGAAAAACTGCCTTCATGATCATGGTATCTCCTCTGACACTAATTATGTCCAGCTAGA
This sequence is a window from Eriocheir sinensis breed Jianghai 21 unplaced genomic scaffold, ASM2467909v1 Scaffold250, whole genome shotgun sequence. Protein-coding genes within it:
- the LOC126991205 gene encoding putative nuclease HARBI1 — translated: MALLWALEHDRLRRERVFRDRLNPLEVSDDLLLHYYRLPRHEILQLCEEIGPHIHRPTSRTRAIPIHTQILVALRFYASGTFQNVVGDVAGISQSSISRILNDVTEALLNKAKREINMPQNLQELMLIKQDFYGLSGFPSVIGAIDCTHIPIKAPANAVVYLNRKRKYSLNVQVVADSKMRIISFCASFPGSVHDSYIWRQSVLRQQFVEGQYGDSLLLGDSGYPLEPFLMTPVSQPTTDAHRAYNRSHSRTRVVVEQTFGVLKSRFRCLHGSGGSLQYDPVKCAKIAIACMLLHNICIIRRIQLNEPLVQEIENMENDAYRGNEVTGQARRRGLIDNVFS